In one window of Erinaceus europaeus chromosome 17, mEriEur2.1, whole genome shotgun sequence DNA:
- the LMNTD2 gene encoding lamin tail domain-containing protein 2: MAPRSYPEAEETEEDSLPSLVSRRPTKGHRGSPAVPHTGPLDSSLPSDGLAFLTHLQLAPEALDPRTLRLLWKQRDLEIQALRWGVRNPQVARQHQALQEVAGLPAVTAAAERSRPDQERLLQEQIEKLTLALKEEQQQAQLEKAGLEEQLRQTRGTLQQLESELQAFRKSCLLQLARSSWVGRMLRSSTGSVEVVTAEALMDTLDFPDEPGISAGEGFRMENVDWNSIAHRYPNLLTDLQSSQEQRHGWPARPTQLPPAPSPDEEADDDDDEVMRLYQRHRQRLKSVEWSALPQRDSSSSGDKGPEASSGLQSQGGRRHKVLGRQDQHRTYRLKGHSTGDSAPEREGLPRSHPDQQDKKAPGARLLADERLQGPEQPPSTPNSCLKIVAVSQRQGFVRVLNQSADEPADLSDCSLRQLVGGFPVCAYRFPPGTLLGPGLHITVWGESSCAQKPPTWSLGREPVYFRSGPGCVTLLLSPTGEVLSRHRAPHCVTAVPRTFDDNTDLSIDRFPLAEPRPRAAQPPRPPRPARRGRARRRRPGRDPRGPAKPGPRELPPLGVTSAAPLPAGAPWPQVALVPATRLLWRGRNTSPPRGPRTQPPAPEPPLDLPGERGAQAGAAGRPRPGTPSLHPCPLGAALGLECCPPVKEPKLRVSAGRGGRPGTAPDPAPLLQCAPPCHSPVLDHALNTPLPPPPHHPSTGPRPRPRPQHRTPPQHRTPPQTTPPASDHAPDHALNTSPCPGPGHSLAPDPAHDHALSIGPRPCPRPQHRTPPLTTPSVLDHALNTPLPPHHPSTGPRPRPRPQHRTPPQHRTPPQTTPPASDHAPDHALNTSPCPAPGHALAPDPAHDHALSIGPRPCPRPQHRTPPPTMPSASDHAPAHALSPAPGHALAPDPAHDHHRPTPSTPDPAHDTPSASDHAPAHVLNTGPGGPLATP, encoded by the exons ATGGCCCCCCGGTCTTACCCAGAGGCCGAAGAGACGGAGGAGGATTCTCTGCCATCGCTGGTGAGCCGCAGGCCAACCAAGGGTCACAGGGGGTCCCCGGCTGTCCCTCACACAGGCCCACTGGACAGCAGTCTGCCCTCCGACGGGCTGGCGTTCCTCACGCACCTGCA GCTGGCCCCCGAGGCCCTGGACCCTCGCACCCTGCGGCTGCTGTGGAAGCAGCGGGACCTGGAGATCCAGGCCCTGCGCTGGGGGGTCCGCAACCCCCAGGTCGCCCGGCAGCACCAAGCGCTTCAGGAGGTGGCTGGGCTCCCAGCGGTGACGGCGGCAGCGGAGAG GAGCCGGCCGGACCAGGAGCGCCTCCTACAGGAGCAGATCGAGAAGCTGACGCTGGCTCTGaaggaggagcagcagcaggCCCAGCTG GAGAAAGCCGGCCTGGAGGAGCAGCTGCGGCAGACCCGAGGCACGCTGCAGCAACTGGAGTCGGAGCTGCAGGCCTTCCGCAAGTCCTGCCTCCTGCAGCTGGCCCGCTCCTCCTGGGTGGGCCGTATGCTGCGTTCTTCCACTGGCAGTgtggag GTGGTGACCGCAGAGGCCCTGATGGACACCTTGGACTTCCCAGATGAGCCGGGCATCTCTGCAGGGGAG GGCTTCCGGATGGAGAACGTGGACTGGAACAGCATTGCCCACCGCTACCCCAACCTCCTCACTGACCTGCAGAGCAGCCAGGAGCAGAG GCACGGCTGGCCGGCGCGGCCCACGCAGCTGCCCCCAGCCCCGTCCCCCGACGAGGAGGCCGACGATGATGACGACGAGGTGATGAGGCTGTACCAGCGGCATCGGCAGCGGCTCAAGAGCGTGGAGTGGAGTGCCCTGCCCCAGCGGGACAGCAGCAGCTCTGGAGACAAGGGCCCCGAGGCCAGCAGCGGCCTGCAGAGCCAGGGGGGCCGACGACACAAGGTGCTCGGCCGCCAGGACCAGCACAGGACCTACCGGCTCAAGGGGCACTCCACCGGGGACTCCGCGCCAGAGCGCGAAG GTTTGCCAAGAAGCCACCCAGACCAGCAGGACAAGAAGGCTCCGGGTGCCAGGCTGCTGGCGGATGAGCGTCTCCAGGGCCCCGAGCAGCCCCCGAG CACCCCGAACTCCTGCCTGAAGATCGTGGCGGTGAGCCAGCGCCAGGGGTTCGTGCGAGTCCTGAACCAGTCGGCGGACGAGCCGGCCGACCTGAGCGACTGCTCGCTGCGGCAGCTGGTGGGCGGCTTCCCGGTGTGCGCCTACCGCTTCCCGCCCGGCACGCTGCTGGGGCCCGGCCTGCACATCACG GTGTGGGGCGAGAGCAGCTGCGCCCAGAAGCCGCCGACCTGGTCGCTGGGCCGGGAGCCTGTCTACTTCCGCTCCGGCCCCGGCTGCGTGACCCTCCTCCTGAGCCCCACGGGCGAG GTCCTCAGCCGGCACCGGGCCCCGCACTGCGTGACCGCCGTCCCCAGAACCTTCGACGACAACACCGACCTGTCCATCGACCGCTTCCCGCTCGCAGAGCCGCGGCCCCGCGCCGCCCAGCCGCCCCGGCCGCCCCGGCCTGCACGCAGGGGTCGGGCGAGGCGCCGCAGGCCGGGCCGAGACCCCCGGGGCCCCGCGAAGCCCGGCCCCCGAGAGCTGCCGCCCCTGGGGGTGACCTCCGCGGCGCCCCTGCCCGCGGGCGCGCCGTGGCCGCAGGTCGCCCTGGTCCCCGCGACGCGGCTGCTCTGGCGCGGCCGGAACACCAGCCCGCCCCGGGGCCCGCGCACACAGCCTCCCGCGCCCGAGCCTCCGCTGGACCTCCCCGGTGAGCGCGGGGCCCAGGCGGGGGCAGCCGGCCGACCGCGCCCCGGCACCCCGTCATTGCATCCCTGTCCCCTAGGGGCCGCGCTGGGCCTGGAGTGCTGCCCACCGGTCAAGGAGCCCAAGCTCCGGGTGAGTGCGGGGCGTGGGGGGCGGCCCGGGACCGCTCCAGACCCGGCCCCGCTTCTCCAGTGTGCACCACCCTGCCACAGCCCGG TATTGGACCACGCCCTCAAcacgcccctgcccccccccccgcatcacCCTAGTACCGGACCCCGCCCCCGACCCCGCCCTCAGCACCGGACCCCGCCCCAGCACCGGACCCCGCCCCAGACCACGCCCCCAGCATCGGACCACGCCCCCGACCACGCCCTCAACACCAGCCCCTG TCCCGGCCCCGGCCACTCCCTAGCACCGGACCCCGCCCATGACCACGCCCTCAGCATCGGACCACGCCCCTGCCCACGCCCTCAACACCGGACCCCGCCCCTGACCACGCCCTCAGTATTGGACCACGCCCTCAACACGCCCCTGCCCCCCCATCACCCTAGTACCGGACCCCGCCCCCGACCACGCCCTCAGCACCGGACCCCGCCCCAGCACCGGACCCCGCCCCAGACCACGCCCCCAGCATCGGACCACGCCCCCGACCACGCCCTCAACACCAGCCCCTG TCCGGCCCCCGGCCACGCCCTAGCACCGGACCCCGCCCACGACCACGCCCTCAGCATCGGACCACGCCCCTGCCCACGTCCTCAGCACCGGACCCCGCCCCCGACCATGCCCTCAGCATCGGACCACGCCCCTGCCCACGCCCTCAGTCCGGCCCCCGGCCACGCCCTAGCACCGGACCCCGCCCATGACCAC CATCGGCCCACGCCCTCAACACCGGACCCCGCCCATGACACGCCCTCAGCATCGGACCACGCCCCTGCCCACGTCCTCAACACCGGCCCCGGGGGCCCCCTGGCCACGCCCTAG